The Chryseobacterium oranimense genome contains the following window.
GTACATCCTGATGATCCACCTTTTTCATTACTCGGCTTGCCAAGAATAGTGACCAATGAGGAAGATATAGAATGGCTTCTGAATGCCGTTAATAATCCTCACAACGGATTGACGTTCTGCACAGGATCTCTAAGCGCCAACCTTCAGAATGATGTTCCAAAGCTGGCTCAGAAATTTGCTCACCGTACGAAATTTGTTCATCTGAGAAGTACAAATGTCTTTGAAAACGGAGATTTCATAGAAGCCCATCATTTAGGAGGACGAGGTAAGCTCATTGAAGTGATCCGTGTATTTGAAAAAGAAAACCCTGGTCTCCCCATGAGAATTGACCATGGAAGGCTTTTAACAGAAGATGTTGACAAAGGATATAACCCAGGCTATTCATTTTTAGGAAGAATGCTGGCGTTAGGACAGATCGAAGGAGTAATGGCCGCAGTTCAGTCAGAATTACAGAAAAATTAATCTGCGTTTGTAATAAAATAGTAAAAAGTAAAATGAAAGACCTGTTTAGTATTAAAGACAAAGTAGCAGTGATCACCGGGGCATCAGGTGTTCTGGGTGGAAGTCTGGCGAAAAGTTTCATTGATGCCGGAGCAAAAGTGGTTGTTTTGGGGAGAAATCAGGCAACATTGGATAACAGAGTAAAAGACCTGACTGCTCTGGGTGGTGATGCACTGGCTGTGGAAGCCAATGTAATGAATATTGAAAGCCTTGAAGCCGCCTCAGAAAAAATAAAGGAAAAATATGGCAGGATTGATATTCTGCTCAACATCGCTGGTGGAAATATTCCGGAAGCTACCTTATCTCCTGACCAATCATTTTTTGATATGGATATCAAAGGATGGAATGAAGTTACCGATCTTAATATCAATGGAACCGTTTATCCAAGCTATATTTTTGGAAAAGTAATGGGCGAGCAGGGAAGCGGAAATATCATTAATATTTCTTCTATGGCAGCTTATTCAGCGATAACAAGAGTAGCCGGATATTC
Protein-coding sequences here:
- a CDS encoding SDR family oxidoreductase, producing MKDLFSIKDKVAVITGASGVLGGSLAKSFIDAGAKVVVLGRNQATLDNRVKDLTALGGDALAVEANVMNIESLEAASEKIKEKYGRIDILLNIAGGNIPEATLSPDQSFFDMDIKGWNEVTDLNINGTVYPSYIFGKVMGEQGSGNIINISSMAAYSAITRVAGYSAAKSAITNFTQWLASDLALKFGDKIRVNAVAPGFFIGDQNRAILLNPDGSLTERSKKVIAKTPMQRFGEVEELNGVVQFLCSDAASFITGALIPVDGGFSAFSGV